The proteins below are encoded in one region of Sporosarcina sp. FSL K6-1508:
- a CDS encoding YlxQ family RNA-binding protein: MTDPKRIYQMLGMAARARMLIMGEDLVVREIRSGNARLVIVSEDASKNTMKKLSDKSTFYNVEKHVFGTREELGHAVGKESRVVLALTDAGFAGKVSGLLNEYNRGWTNDENTGTRIREKSESDE; this comes from the coding sequence ATGACAGATCCGAAACGGATTTATCAAATGCTTGGCATGGCAGCCCGTGCAAGGATGCTTATAATGGGTGAAGATTTGGTTGTGCGGGAAATTCGTTCCGGTAATGCGCGTCTTGTGATTGTTTCTGAAGATGCCTCTAAAAATACGATGAAAAAGTTATCTGATAAAAGTACGTTTTACAACGTTGAGAAGCATGTTTTCGGGACTCGTGAAGAGCTTGGACATGCAGTTGGAAAAGAGTCGCGGGTTGTACTCGCGCTAACGGATGCCGGTTTTGCCGGAAAAGTGTCCGGGCTACTCAACGAATATAACCGGGGGTGGACTAATGACGAAAATACGGGTACACGAATACGCGAAAAAAGTGAATCGGACGAGTAA
- the rnpM gene encoding RNase P modulator RnpM: protein MTNMKKIPLRKCAATGNMFPKKEMIRIVRPKEGEVSVDLTGKKSGRGTYVSKSEEAVETARRNKSIESQLGTAIPEQVFDDLLHAIRREALK, encoded by the coding sequence ATGACTAACATGAAAAAAATTCCTCTACGTAAATGTGCGGCAACAGGCAATATGTTCCCGAAAAAGGAAATGATTCGCATTGTTCGCCCGAAAGAAGGGGAAGTTTCAGTCGATCTCACTGGCAAGAAGTCAGGCCGCGGGACATATGTGTCAAAATCCGAAGAAGCAGTTGAAACCGCGCGCCGTAACAAATCGATTGAGAGTCAGCTTGGAACGGCTATTCCTGAACAGGTATTCGATGATCTTCTTCACGCAATTCGTCGGGAGGCACTAAAATGA
- the nusA gene encoding transcription termination factor NusA — protein sequence MSSDLLDALTALEKQKGISRDVLVEAIEAALVTAYKRNFNQAQNVRVDLNLAKGTMKVYARKDVVEEVEDDRLQISLEDAHKINPAYELEDVVEEEVTPRDFGRVAAQTAKQVVTQRVREAERGIIYEEYVDREDDIVNGIVERLDARNLYVGLGKVEAVLPVGEQIPTETYQPHDRIKVYITKVERTSRGPQVFVSRTHPGLLRRLFEVEVPEIFEGIVEIKSIAREAGDRSKISVHTNNEAVDPVGSCVGARGARVQSISNELNGEKIDIVEWSEDPAIFVANALSPSKVIDVQVNEEDRSTTVVVPDYQLSLAIGKRGQNARLAAKMTGWKIDIKSETDARELGIYPSATSALIIEQVQLDEDANESDPYFVEDEVTEDIETETIDLYTDTENED from the coding sequence ATGAGTAGTGATCTACTCGATGCATTGACAGCCCTTGAAAAGCAAAAAGGCATTTCTAGGGACGTATTAGTAGAAGCAATCGAAGCGGCACTTGTAACCGCATATAAACGAAACTTCAACCAAGCTCAAAACGTACGCGTGGACTTGAACCTTGCAAAAGGAACAATGAAAGTCTATGCCAGAAAAGACGTCGTCGAAGAGGTTGAGGATGATCGTTTACAAATTAGTCTTGAAGATGCACACAAAATCAATCCTGCTTATGAACTTGAGGATGTCGTTGAAGAAGAAGTAACACCGCGTGATTTCGGCCGTGTAGCAGCACAAACTGCTAAGCAGGTTGTTACACAACGTGTGCGTGAAGCTGAACGCGGTATCATTTATGAGGAGTACGTCGACAGAGAAGATGATATCGTCAATGGTATCGTTGAGAGGCTCGACGCACGGAATCTATATGTTGGTCTTGGGAAAGTGGAAGCTGTTTTGCCGGTTGGCGAACAGATTCCAACTGAAACGTATCAGCCACATGACCGCATCAAAGTATATATTACAAAAGTTGAACGTACGTCGCGAGGTCCTCAAGTGTTTGTATCAAGAACGCATCCGGGACTTCTCCGTAGGCTGTTTGAAGTTGAGGTTCCTGAAATTTTTGAAGGCATCGTTGAAATTAAATCGATTGCCCGAGAAGCGGGCGACCGTTCCAAAATTTCAGTGCATACGAATAATGAAGCAGTCGATCCAGTCGGTTCATGTGTAGGTGCAAGAGGCGCCCGGGTTCAATCCATTTCAAATGAACTCAACGGCGAGAAAATCGATATTGTCGAATGGTCCGAGGATCCGGCTATATTCGTTGCAAATGCGCTGAGCCCGTCAAAAGTCATTGACGTTCAGGTGAATGAGGAAGATCGATCGACAACTGTCGTTGTACCTGACTATCAATTGTCACTCGCTATAGGTAAACGTGGACAGAACGCTAGACTGGCTGCGAAGATGACGGGATGGAAAATCGATATTAAGAGTGAAACGGATGCACGCGAACTAGGAATTTATCCGTCGGCCACTAGTGCGTTAATTATAGAACAGGTCCAGTTGGATGAAGACGCGAACGAAAGCGATCCATACTTCGTTGAAGATGAAGTGACAGAAGACATTGAAACTGAAACAATTGATCTGTATACGGATACGGAAAACGAAGACTGA
- the rimP gene encoding ribosome maturation factor RimP translates to MSNITEEVTKLVSPIVEELELELVDVEFLKEGRDWFLRVYIDTPNGPIDIDQCAQVSEKLSEELDRTDPIPQNYFLEVSSPGAERPLKKEEDFQKAIGQFVFIKTYELIDGMKEFEGYLLSYGPDAAEVEIRIKTRKLTVVIDKEKIALARLAIDFSA, encoded by the coding sequence ATGAGTAATATTACGGAAGAAGTCACAAAACTCGTCAGTCCGATTGTAGAAGAATTAGAATTGGAACTTGTCGACGTCGAGTTTTTAAAAGAAGGAAGAGACTGGTTTTTACGCGTTTATATCGATACGCCTAATGGTCCTATCGATATTGACCAATGCGCTCAAGTTAGCGAAAAGCTGAGTGAAGAGCTCGACCGCACTGATCCAATCCCGCAAAACTACTTTCTTGAAGTATCTTCACCTGGTGCAGAGCGCCCGTTGAAGAAGGAAGAAGATTTTCAAAAAGCAATTGGACAGTTTGTATTCATTAAGACATACGAGCTCATTGATGGTATGAAAGAGTTCGAAGGTTATTTGCTGTCATATGGCCCAGATGCCGCAGAAGTTGAAATACGTATTAAGACAAGAAAATTGACCGTCGTGATCGACAAGGAAAAAATCGCACTTGCCCGTTTGGCCATCGACTTTTCCGCATAA
- a CDS encoding PolC-type DNA polymerase III: MDAINKLYILLQQIGMTDDQYAIHFENAALNRVNIHRKSRVWQFNLTLDKPLPADVYAIFSQRINKTFSAIATVKLHITSNSLEMDGQLLADYWPFIIEEMSDMSPPIRERLISQKPVMAGGKMTLLCMSDMELQTMKGKYAVLISDVYTSFGFPRPAVDFKLTEEDSGAEAAREAFVAQRLAEEEAFGQKALADLKQRETSMKESGNISGPFRLGTPIKPDEPLLEIQHIQDEERRVTIEGYVFDTEIRELRSGRSLLTIKVTDYTDSILVKMFSRDNEDAEMMKVLKKGAWIRARGGIQNDTFVRDLIMMAQDIMEVSPIIRKDKAPEGRKRIELHAHTTMSQMDAVVSASALVGQAAKWGHPAIAITDHANVQSFPEAYNAGKKHGVKVIFGMEANLVDDGVPIVFEEQHRKLEDDSYIVFDVETTGLSAVYDTIIELAAVRVKNGEIVDTFERFSNPHHPLSSTTTKLTGITDDMVKDAPEIADVTKDFIEFIGDSILVAHNAKFDMGFFYEACKKASLEAAAYPVIDTLELARFLYPEMGNHRLGTLAKKFGIELTQAHRAIYDTEATAHLFLRLLKDAEEKGIEYLDDFNRHIGEGDAYKRARPSHCTLLATDDEGLKNLFKLVSYSHMDYFYRVPRIPRSLLVKYRKGLLVGSGCDKGEVFEGLMQKPMDEVEEIAKFYDYLEVHPKPVYSHLVELELIRDEWNMEDIMRKLIKLGKKVGLPVCATGNVHYIDETDATFRQVLVRSQGGANPMNRHSLPAVQFRTTDEMLEEFAFLGEQVAEEIVIDNPHAILERIGNVKPIKDDLYTPTIEGADEEVRELTYTMAHHIYGEQLPEIIEARIEKELKSIIGHGFAVIYLISHKLVKKSLDDGYLVGSRGSVGSSLVATMMEITEVNPMAPHYVCPSCKTSEFFDDGSVSSGYDLPDKVCPSCGTMFKKDGQDIPFETFLGFNGDKVPDIDLNFSGDYQGHAHNYTKDLFGEDFVYRAGTIGTVAEKTAYGYVRGYMNDNNLNFRGAEIDRLVQGCSGVKRNTGQHPGGIIVVPDDMDIFDFTPVQFPANDLNSSWMTTHFDFHSIDNNLLKLDILGHDDPTMIKMLQDLSGIDPLTIPPDDKGVMQLFSGTSSLGVTPEQIGCKTGTLGVPEFGTRFVRQMLEETKPSTFSELIQISGLSHGTDVWLGNAQELIQNKTCELSDVIGCRDDIMVYLIYQGLEPSMAFQIMEFVRKGRGLTPEFEAEMKVQGVPNWYIESCKKIKYMFPKAHAAAYVLMALRIAYFKVHHPILYYATYYTVRATDFDLLSMTQGSASVRAQIKEINAKGLDATPKEKSLLTVLELALEMWERGISLAKPDLYKSDATKFLIEGNTLIPPFNAVPSLGTNVANSIVEARKDGEFLSKEDFQQRGRVSKTIVEYMDSLGCLEGMPEANQLSLF, encoded by the coding sequence ATGGACGCTATAAATAAATTATATATCTTGTTGCAGCAAATCGGGATGACGGATGACCAATATGCCATCCACTTTGAAAATGCAGCACTTAACCGCGTGAATATTCATCGGAAATCACGGGTATGGCAATTTAACTTAACCCTCGATAAGCCGCTGCCGGCGGATGTCTACGCTATATTTTCACAGCGTATAAATAAAACATTTTCGGCTATTGCGACGGTTAAGTTACATATAACATCCAATAGTCTGGAGATGGACGGTCAATTGCTTGCGGATTATTGGCCATTTATCATCGAAGAGATGAGTGATATGTCACCGCCGATTAGAGAACGCCTTATAAGCCAAAAGCCGGTCATGGCGGGCGGGAAAATGACGCTACTTTGCATGAGTGACATGGAACTGCAAACGATGAAAGGTAAGTATGCCGTACTTATATCAGATGTCTATACATCATTCGGATTTCCGCGGCCGGCTGTTGATTTTAAATTAACGGAGGAAGACAGCGGAGCAGAAGCGGCCCGTGAAGCGTTCGTTGCGCAACGGCTGGCCGAAGAGGAAGCTTTCGGCCAAAAAGCACTTGCCGACTTGAAGCAAAGGGAAACGTCCATGAAAGAAAGTGGCAATATATCTGGGCCATTCCGTCTTGGAACGCCTATTAAACCCGATGAGCCGTTGCTCGAAATCCAGCATATCCAAGACGAAGAACGCCGTGTGACAATCGAAGGATATGTGTTTGATACAGAAATCCGTGAACTACGGAGCGGACGATCACTTTTGACAATCAAAGTGACAGATTATACGGATTCAATTCTTGTGAAGATGTTCTCGCGTGATAACGAAGATGCAGAAATGATGAAGGTATTGAAAAAGGGAGCATGGATTCGAGCGCGCGGTGGTATCCAGAACGATACGTTCGTACGTGATCTTATTATGATGGCACAAGACATTATGGAAGTGTCACCTATTATCAGGAAAGACAAGGCACCGGAGGGCAGAAAGCGAATTGAACTACATGCGCATACGACGATGAGTCAGATGGATGCTGTCGTATCTGCATCAGCACTCGTTGGACAAGCGGCAAAATGGGGACATCCTGCAATCGCGATTACGGATCATGCTAACGTACAATCATTTCCAGAGGCGTATAACGCCGGGAAAAAACATGGTGTGAAAGTCATTTTTGGAATGGAAGCAAACTTGGTGGATGATGGTGTGCCAATCGTTTTTGAGGAACAGCACCGAAAACTTGAAGATGATTCATATATAGTATTTGACGTCGAGACCACCGGACTATCGGCGGTGTATGACACGATCATCGAGCTGGCTGCAGTCCGAGTGAAAAACGGCGAGATCGTTGATACCTTTGAAAGATTTTCAAACCCGCATCATCCATTATCATCTACTACGACTAAGTTGACCGGTATTACTGATGATATGGTAAAAGATGCACCTGAAATTGCAGATGTCACAAAAGATTTCATCGAATTCATCGGTGATTCGATTCTTGTCGCCCATAATGCAAAATTTGATATGGGATTCTTTTACGAAGCATGTAAAAAAGCAAGTTTGGAAGCTGCCGCTTATCCGGTAATTGATACACTTGAGCTAGCCCGTTTCCTCTATCCTGAAATGGGGAATCACCGGCTGGGTACGCTGGCGAAAAAGTTCGGCATCGAACTGACTCAGGCTCACCGTGCAATCTATGATACTGAAGCGACTGCGCATTTGTTCCTTCGTTTGTTAAAAGACGCGGAGGAGAAGGGTATCGAATACTTGGATGACTTTAACCGCCATATTGGTGAAGGAGACGCATACAAAAGAGCTAGGCCATCGCATTGTACGCTTTTGGCGACAGACGATGAAGGATTGAAAAACCTGTTTAAACTTGTTTCATACTCGCATATGGATTATTTTTACCGGGTTCCGCGTATTCCGCGTTCATTGCTTGTTAAATATCGTAAAGGACTCCTGGTTGGTTCCGGTTGTGATAAAGGAGAAGTGTTCGAGGGCCTTATGCAAAAACCGATGGATGAGGTAGAAGAGATTGCGAAATTTTATGATTACCTTGAAGTACATCCAAAACCAGTTTACTCTCATCTTGTTGAACTTGAATTGATCCGTGATGAGTGGAACATGGAAGACATTATGCGGAAACTGATCAAGCTTGGGAAAAAAGTCGGTCTGCCGGTCTGTGCAACAGGCAACGTTCATTATATCGATGAGACTGATGCGACATTCCGCCAAGTGCTAGTCAGATCGCAGGGCGGGGCAAATCCGATGAACAGGCATTCGTTGCCGGCAGTCCAGTTTCGAACAACTGATGAAATGCTGGAAGAGTTTGCATTTCTTGGTGAGCAAGTTGCGGAAGAAATCGTTATTGACAATCCGCATGCCATCTTAGAGCGGATCGGCAATGTGAAACCGATTAAAGATGATCTTTACACACCAACGATTGAAGGTGCTGACGAAGAAGTACGCGAATTGACGTATACGATGGCACATCACATATATGGCGAGCAATTGCCGGAAATCATCGAAGCGCGTATTGAGAAAGAATTGAAGTCAATCATCGGTCATGGGTTCGCGGTTATCTATCTCATCTCACATAAACTTGTGAAGAAATCACTTGATGATGGGTATCTTGTCGGGTCCCGGGGATCGGTGGGCTCGTCGCTTGTCGCAACGATGATGGAAATAACCGAAGTGAATCCGATGGCGCCGCATTACGTGTGCCCATCCTGTAAGACATCTGAGTTTTTCGATGATGGATCCGTCAGTTCTGGATATGACCTTCCGGATAAAGTGTGTCCTTCTTGCGGCACGATGTTCAAAAAAGACGGTCAAGATATCCCGTTCGAAACATTCCTAGGTTTTAATGGGGATAAAGTTCCGGATATCGATCTCAATTTCAGCGGTGATTATCAAGGGCATGCCCATAATTATACGAAGGATCTGTTCGGGGAGGACTTTGTATATCGCGCAGGTACAATCGGAACAGTCGCCGAGAAGACTGCATACGGATATGTGCGCGGTTATATGAATGATAACAATTTGAACTTCCGCGGCGCTGAAATTGATCGGCTTGTGCAAGGTTGTTCAGGCGTTAAACGGAATACTGGGCAACATCCCGGGGGAATTATCGTTGTTCCCGATGATATGGATATATTCGACTTCACCCCGGTGCAGTTCCCGGCGAATGATTTAAATTCAAGCTGGATGACGACTCACTTCGACTTCCATTCCATCGACAATAACTTGTTGAAACTCGATATTCTTGGTCACGATGATCCGACCATGATTAAAATGTTGCAGGACTTATCTGGTATCGACCCGTTGACGATTCCGCCGGACGATAAAGGCGTTATGCAATTATTCAGCGGTACGTCTTCACTCGGGGTCACGCCGGAGCAGATCGGCTGTAAGACGGGCACGCTCGGTGTACCGGAATTCGGGACAAGATTCGTTCGCCAGATGCTTGAGGAGACGAAGCCTTCGACATTTTCGGAACTGATTCAGATTTCGGGATTATCCCACGGTACGGACGTCTGGCTCGGCAATGCCCAGGAATTGATTCAGAATAAGACGTGCGAATTGTCCGACGTTATCGGCTGCCGTGACGATATTATGGTGTACTTGATCTATCAAGGGTTAGAACCTTCGATGGCATTTCAAATCATGGAATTCGTGCGTAAAGGCCGTGGTTTGACGCCGGAGTTCGAAGCGGAAATGAAAGTGCAAGGCGTGCCAAACTGGTACATTGAATCATGTAAAAAAATCAAATATATGTTCCCGAAAGCGCATGCGGCTGCCTATGTATTGATGGCGCTGCGCATCGCTTATTTCAAAGTGCATCATCCTATTTTGTACTATGCAACATACTACACGGTACGGGCAACCGATTTCGACCTGTTGTCCATGACACAGGGATCGGCATCAGTACGGGCTCAAATTAAAGAAATTAATGCAAAAGGGCTCGATGCAACACCGAAAGAAAAGAGTTTGCTGACAGTGCTCGAACTGGCACTAGAAATGTGGGAACGGGGCATCTCATTGGCTAAGCCGGATTTGTATAAATCTGATGCGACGAAATTTCTTATTGAAGGCAATACATTGATTCCCCCCTTTAACGCGGTGCCTTCTCTTGGAACGAACGTAGCGAATTCAATTGTAGAAGCAAGGAAAGATGGAGAGTTTCTTTCGAAAGAGGACTTTCAGCAGCGTGGCCGTGTTTCGAAGACAATTGTCGAATATATGGATTCACTTGGCTGTCTAGAAGGAATGCCAGAAGCGAATCAACTTTCCCTCTTTTAG
- a CDS encoding proline--tRNA ligase, whose protein sequence is MKQSRTFIPTMREVPSDADIKSHQLLLRAGFIRQNTSGIYSFLPLGKKVLQKIEAIIREEMEAVEAVEVFMPAMQQAELWQETGRWYSYGPELFRLTDRHKREFALGATHEEVITSLVRDEVKSYKKLPLTMFQIQTKFRDEQRPRFGLLRGREFIMKDAYSFHATEESLDEKYQEMMQAYTNIFTRLGLDFRAVMADGGSIGGTDTHEFMALSDIGEDTIAYSDSSSYAANIEMAEVNMQYEKSDEVLQAMEKVATPGQKTISEVASFLDVDATRLIKTLIFKADDELIAVLCRGDYEINDIKLKNALGASEVEFASEEDVTKLLSCEVGSIGPVKLPLDLKVIADHSVASIVNGVCGANEDGFHLININPERDFAVDRYEDLRFIREGDVSPDGNGTIKFAKGIELGHVFKLGTTYSEPMGGTFLDENGRAKPYIMGCYGIGVSRILAAVAEQFNDELGLKWPKKIAPFDVHLIAVNIKDDSQVELADELYKILKSYRYDVLYDDRPERAGVKFADSDLIGLPVRITVGKRASEGIVEVKFRQSGESAEWQKEEITEKLQAFFTAE, encoded by the coding sequence ATGAAACAATCACGAACGTTCATACCTACAATGCGTGAAGTACCTTCCGATGCAGATATAAAATCACATCAGCTTCTCTTGCGTGCAGGTTTTATCCGACAAAATACAAGCGGGATTTATTCTTTCCTTCCTTTAGGCAAGAAAGTGCTTCAAAAAATCGAAGCAATTATTCGGGAAGAAATGGAAGCCGTCGAAGCTGTCGAAGTGTTCATGCCCGCCATGCAACAGGCTGAACTGTGGCAGGAAACCGGAAGATGGTATTCGTATGGTCCTGAACTGTTCAGATTAACTGATCGGCATAAAAGGGAATTTGCACTTGGTGCGACACATGAAGAAGTAATCACTTCTCTTGTCCGCGACGAAGTGAAATCTTATAAGAAGTTGCCGCTGACAATGTTTCAAATCCAGACGAAGTTCAGAGACGAGCAACGGCCCCGTTTTGGACTTCTTCGAGGACGCGAATTCATCATGAAAGATGCGTATTCCTTCCATGCGACGGAAGAAAGCCTAGATGAGAAATACCAGGAAATGATGCAAGCCTATACGAATATTTTTACAAGGCTTGGGCTTGATTTCCGTGCAGTTATGGCAGATGGCGGCTCAATCGGTGGAACAGATACGCATGAATTTATGGCGCTTTCGGATATCGGTGAAGATACAATCGCATATAGTGATTCCTCTTCATATGCAGCTAACATTGAAATGGCTGAAGTGAATATGCAATATGAAAAATCGGACGAAGTATTACAGGCAATGGAAAAAGTTGCAACACCTGGCCAAAAAACGATTAGTGAAGTTGCTTCATTCCTCGATGTCGATGCGACTCGTCTGATAAAAACACTTATATTTAAAGCAGATGATGAACTAATTGCCGTTCTCTGTCGCGGCGATTATGAAATCAATGATATTAAGCTGAAAAATGCTCTTGGTGCATCTGAAGTTGAATTTGCTTCTGAAGAAGATGTTACTAAGCTTCTTTCTTGTGAAGTTGGTTCTATCGGTCCTGTTAAACTTCCACTCGATCTCAAAGTAATTGCGGACCATTCAGTCGCTTCAATCGTAAACGGTGTATGCGGAGCGAACGAAGATGGTTTCCATTTGATTAACATCAACCCTGAACGCGATTTTGCTGTGGACCGCTATGAAGATCTTCGTTTCATCCGTGAGGGAGACGTATCTCCGGATGGCAATGGGACAATTAAGTTCGCCAAAGGAATTGAACTTGGACATGTATTCAAACTAGGTACGACATATAGTGAACCAATGGGCGGAACATTCCTAGATGAAAACGGCAGGGCGAAACCGTACATCATGGGTTGTTATGGCATTGGTGTTTCGCGTATACTTGCAGCTGTTGCGGAGCAGTTCAATGATGAGTTGGGGTTGAAATGGCCGAAGAAAATCGCGCCGTTTGATGTCCATCTTATTGCGGTAAACATTAAAGATGACAGCCAAGTAGAATTAGCTGATGAATTATATAAAATTTTAAAATCTTATAGGTATGATGTACTCTATGACGACCGTCCTGAACGGGCAGGCGTTAAATTTGCTGATTCGGATTTAATTGGTTTGCCGGTTCGGATTACAGTCGGAAAGAGAGCTTCTGAAGGAATTGTTGAAGTTAAATTTAGACAATCCGGGGAATCTGCTGAATGGCAAAAAGAAGAAATCACTGAAAAGTTACAAGCATTTTTCACAGCTGAATAA